From Streptomyces sp. TLI_105, the proteins below share one genomic window:
- a CDS encoding transposase, whose product MTPPQAKTWSQRGRTPVVRVRGRSRRRISIAALTCYKPGHRFRLIHQSRRDDRRDGRKSFSWRDYRDLLIAAYQQLEGPIVLVWDNLNVHKAVGLREFAASRDWLTIYHLPPYAPDLNPVEGIWSLLRRGWLSNVAFTTPEHLVQRIRRGLRHIQYRSDFIDGCLAETGLTIRPT is encoded by the coding sequence ATGACGCCGCCGCAGGCGAAGACCTGGTCGCAGCGCGGCAGGACCCCGGTGGTGAGGGTCCGTGGCCGGTCCCGCAGACGGATATCCATCGCCGCGCTGACCTGCTACAAACCCGGCCACCGCTTCAGGCTGATCCACCAGTCACGCCGGGACGACCGCCGCGACGGCCGCAAGAGCTTCTCCTGGCGCGACTACCGAGACCTGCTGATCGCCGCATATCAGCAGCTCGAGGGCCCGATCGTGCTCGTCTGGGACAACCTCAACGTCCACAAGGCCGTCGGCCTGCGGGAGTTTGCCGCCTCCCGGGACTGGCTGACCATCTACCACCTGCCGCCCTACGCACCCGACCTCAACCCCGTCGAAGGGATCTGGTCCCTCCTGCGGCGCGGCTGGCTCTCCAACGTGGCCTTCACCACCCCTGAACACCTCGTCCAGCGCATCCGACGCGGCTTACGGCACATCCAGTACCGCAGCGACTTCATAGACGGCTGCCTCGCCGAGACCGGCCTGACCATCAGACCCACCTGA
- a CDS encoding DUF3761 domain-containing protein, whose translation MARNQRPQPTAEDKKNFRVGCGFMLAMLLVVGGCSALFNDDNDSSSASSSSSASSSVLDDKAATVTVGDFVGMELQAAQDAAQADGIYHLDSTDATGLGRQQFLDRNWTVCSQQPAAGATMSTDDTLTFDTVKSSEGETCDDPTGVGSSDESGTVSGTEDDYSDDGSSTASGTGDDSDSSSSTASTTGDDYSDDSSSSGSSSSTGSSSSGSDTSSSSSGSDSSSSSSSDDSQQAPAGATAQCNDGSYSYSAHRRGTCSHHGGVAVWLASVPS comes from the coding sequence GTGGCCCGAAACCAGAGACCTCAGCCGACGGCAGAGGACAAGAAGAACTTCCGCGTCGGCTGTGGCTTCATGCTGGCCATGCTTCTCGTCGTCGGCGGATGCAGTGCTCTGTTCAACGACGACAACGACTCGTCGTCCGCCTCCTCGTCTTCATCGGCCTCGTCATCCGTCCTCGACGACAAGGCGGCGACCGTCACGGTCGGGGACTTCGTCGGCATGGAGCTCCAGGCGGCCCAGGACGCGGCGCAGGCCGACGGCATCTACCACCTCGACTCGACAGACGCCACCGGTCTGGGCCGCCAGCAGTTCCTGGACCGCAACTGGACGGTCTGCTCCCAACAGCCCGCAGCCGGCGCGACGATGAGCACCGACGACACACTCACGTTCGACACCGTCAAATCCAGCGAGGGTGAGACCTGCGACGACCCCACGGGGGTCGGTAGCAGCGACGAATCCGGCACCGTTTCGGGTACGGAGGACGACTACAGCGACGACGGTTCCTCCACCGCCTCGGGCACGGGGGACGACAGCGACAGCAGTTCCTCCACCGCTTCCACCACCGGAGACGACTACAGCGACGACTCCTCCAGCAGCGGCTCCAGCTCGTCGACCGGCTCCTCCTCCTCAGGAAGTGACACCAGTTCCTCCTCGTCGGGGAGCGACTCCAGCTCCTCCTCGTCCTCGGACGACTCGCAGCAGGCACCCGCAGGAGCCACCGCCCAATGCAACGACGGCAGCTACAGCTACTCCGCGCACCGTCGGGGCACCTGCTCGCACCACGGCGGCGTAGCCGTCTGGCTCGCCAGCGTGCCTTCGTAG
- the panD gene encoding aspartate 1-decarboxylase: MLRTLFKSKIHRATVTQADLHYVGSVTVDAELMEAADLLPGELVHIVDIDNGARLETYVIEGERGSGVIGINGAAAHLVHPGDLVILISYGQMEDAEARAFVPRVVHVDGDNRIVELGGDASAPVPGSDTMRPPHAVPASV, encoded by the coding sequence GTGCTGCGTACTCTGTTCAAGTCCAAGATCCACCGCGCCACCGTGACCCAGGCCGACCTGCACTACGTCGGTTCGGTCACCGTCGACGCGGAGCTGATGGAGGCGGCCGATCTGCTGCCCGGTGAGCTGGTCCACATCGTCGACATCGACAACGGGGCCCGGCTCGAGACCTATGTCATCGAGGGCGAGCGCGGTTCCGGCGTCATCGGGATCAACGGTGCCGCCGCCCACCTCGTGCACCCCGGCGACCTGGTGATCCTCATCAGCTACGGGCAGATGGAGGACGCGGAGGCGCGGGCCTTCGTGCCGCGGGTCGTGCACGTCGACGGCGACAACCGCATCGTGGAGCTGGGGGGCGACGCGTCCGCTCCCGTCCCCGGCAGCGACACGATGCGCCCCCCGCACGCCGTGCCCGCCTCCGTCTGA
- a CDS encoding site-specific integrase, translating to MEFDEPVPTRFPDAAVKAAPAPRPEHPPAPFGDLSQASIPVLCSLVKDVIPGRTHSTHEKRRRGLRLLFGHLETLPGATWQARREASGFNGDKALPVNSLVTPGRHQDGYDLTSAAKMAFCMRVIQPTLGGFRANVFADFPDAFRQANHDPELDAYFAAVDARSELGHGNRIRAKFDVSCALSTQGIALADLTPSALLHYSLECRRLGVTHGANKDTTRFGALGAWEILHSTGHFPPGTPTTLRKFIYNGQLTPEQMVDRYPIRHQGICQLIIDYIVRRQADTDYNTRDGPTRILTGTFWAKVEKINPDQADLNLNQDVYDQWRTEIAYWERDRTKERKNVEQILLAIRGFYPDLQSWAVEEPERWGHWVVPCPIRPQELKGFSKRRREINQRMADRTRQRQPLLPTLVKYVEERHEKLAGLLEAGRAVGLGEAFEFQGRQYRRTNSKKDQRLLQVEDEPPVRVLDKTTGETTNVTLAEDTAFWEWTAVEVLRHSGIRIEELSELTHLSVRQYECPNGEIIALLVIAPSKNDRERVIPMSAELFHTIAQIIRRHTREGRTIPLVSRYDGHDKLWSDRIPFLFQRQIGSIRSVLATGTMLNMLRRTCQKIGETNKAFAGLTFTPHDFRRLFATEVVNGGLPIHIGAALLGHMNLQTTQGYVAVFNEDVVAHYQQFLNNRRALRPPAEYCEVTEQEWTEFEEHFEKRKVELGNCARPYGTPCQHEHACIRCPVLQIDPKMLHRLDELEKDLVLRRKRAENEGWLGEIDGIDKTLAFLRGKRIEAERIRQRTAVHLGLPQVRRPQDP from the coding sequence GTGGAGTTCGACGAGCCGGTGCCCACCAGGTTCCCGGACGCCGCCGTCAAGGCTGCACCGGCGCCGAGGCCGGAACATCCGCCTGCTCCGTTCGGCGATCTGTCCCAGGCATCAATCCCGGTGCTGTGCTCGCTGGTCAAGGACGTGATCCCCGGCCGTACTCACTCTACCCATGAGAAGCGCCGCCGCGGGTTGCGGCTGCTGTTCGGGCACTTGGAAACGCTGCCCGGGGCCACGTGGCAGGCCCGGCGGGAAGCGAGTGGATTCAACGGGGACAAGGCGCTGCCAGTCAACAGCCTGGTGACCCCTGGGCGCCACCAGGACGGCTACGACCTGACCTCGGCCGCCAAGATGGCCTTCTGCATGCGGGTGATCCAGCCGACGCTGGGCGGCTTCAGGGCCAACGTCTTCGCTGACTTCCCCGACGCCTTCCGGCAGGCCAATCATGACCCCGAGCTGGACGCGTACTTCGCCGCCGTCGACGCCCGCTCCGAACTCGGTCACGGCAACCGGATCCGGGCCAAGTTCGATGTCTCCTGCGCTTTGTCCACTCAGGGCATCGCGCTCGCGGATCTGACACCGTCCGCTCTGCTCCACTACTCGCTGGAGTGCCGCCGCCTGGGCGTCACTCACGGCGCGAACAAGGACACCACGCGCTTCGGCGCCCTCGGTGCCTGGGAAATCCTGCACTCCACGGGGCATTTCCCGCCCGGAACACCGACGACCCTGCGGAAGTTCATCTACAACGGACAGCTCACACCCGAGCAGATGGTCGACCGCTATCCGATCCGTCACCAGGGGATCTGCCAGCTGATCATCGACTACATCGTGCGGCGCCAGGCGGACACCGACTACAACACCCGCGACGGTCCGACCCGGATCCTGACCGGCACCTTCTGGGCGAAGGTCGAGAAGATCAACCCCGACCAGGCCGACCTGAACCTCAACCAGGACGTCTACGACCAGTGGCGGACGGAGATTGCCTACTGGGAGCGGGACCGGACAAAGGAGCGCAAGAACGTCGAGCAGATTCTCCTCGCGATCCGCGGCTTCTATCCCGACCTGCAGAGCTGGGCAGTTGAGGAACCCGAACGATGGGGACACTGGGTCGTCCCATGCCCGATCCGCCCGCAAGAACTCAAGGGATTCTCCAAGCGCCGGCGCGAGATCAACCAGCGGATGGCCGACCGAACCCGCCAGCGGCAGCCGCTGCTGCCCACGCTGGTGAAGTACGTCGAGGAACGACACGAGAAGCTCGCCGGCCTGCTGGAAGCCGGACGGGCCGTCGGTCTCGGGGAAGCCTTCGAGTTCCAGGGGCGCCAATACCGCCGCACCAATTCGAAGAAGGACCAACGACTCCTCCAGGTCGAAGACGAACCACCCGTCCGTGTCCTGGACAAGACCACCGGCGAAACCACCAACGTCACCCTGGCCGAAGACACCGCCTTCTGGGAATGGACCGCCGTCGAAGTGCTTCGGCACAGCGGTATTCGAATCGAGGAATTGTCCGAGCTCACACACCTGAGCGTTCGGCAATACGAATGCCCGAACGGCGAGATCATTGCCCTGCTGGTGATCGCGCCGTCCAAGAACGATCGCGAACGCGTCATCCCCATGTCCGCCGAGCTCTTCCACACCATCGCCCAGATCATCCGCCGTCACACCAGAGAAGGCCGGACGATCCCGCTGGTCAGCCGCTACGACGGACACGACAAACTGTGGTCGGACCGGATACCGTTCCTCTTCCAGCGGCAGATCGGTAGCATCCGCAGCGTCCTGGCCACCGGCACGATGCTCAACATGCTCCGCCGGACCTGCCAGAAGATCGGCGAGACGAACAAGGCATTCGCCGGCCTGACCTTCACACCCCACGACTTCCGAAGGCTCTTCGCCACCGAAGTCGTCAACGGCGGGCTTCCCATCCATATCGGAGCGGCTCTGCTCGGACACATGAATCTGCAAACGACACAGGGATACGTGGCGGTCTTCAACGAAGATGTCGTCGCCCACTACCAGCAGTTCCTCAACAACCGGAGGGCACTGCGGCCGCCCGCGGAATACTGTGAGGTCACCGAGCAGGAATGGACCGAGTTCGAGGAGCACTTCGAGAAGCGCAAGGTCGAACTCGGCAACTGTGCTCGTCCCTACGGCACCCCCTGCCAGCACGAACATGCCTGCATCCGTTGCCCAGTCCTGCAGATCGACCCCAAGATGCTGCACCGGCTCGACGAACTCGAAAAGGACCTCGTCCTACGCCGCAAGCGAGCCGAGAACGAGGGATGGCTCGGCGAGATCGACGGCATCGACAAGACGCTGGCCTTCCTCCGCGGCAAGCGCATCGAAGCCGAACGGATCCGACAGCGAACCGCCGTCCACCTCGGCCTGCCTCAAGTCCGCCGACCACAAGACCCGTGA
- a CDS encoding transglycosylase family protein produces the protein MAVRGRHRRHQPSRINRASLTVTAGGAGMALPLIGAGAAHAASLDVWEKVASCESSSSWHVNTGNGYFGGLQFSQSTWERYGGTHYAPRADLASKDQQIAIAERVLKGQGPGAWPSCGPRAGLARGGEAPDVTALRATAADPAGGGNAVRTASLPGQRVLPEQAAHGASPTTVPTVREMYTVTPGDSLSEIARDEHVKGGWQRLYETNRSVVGDDPDLIHPGQRLTLRITAPRTAEKADPPPRTARPVRTTTPPKATPPKAAPPKAASPQAVAPKPALPRTPDARPSARPSVKPVAKPAAKPSPKPHTQHTPKPHTQHTPKPHTQHTPKPHTPKPHTPKPSPKPSGKPSHRPAPKPASQPAGHSYSAPVSADIGTRYGTRGSSWSSGYHTGVDFPVPTGTSVKAVAGGRVVSAGWGGAYGYQIVLRHDDGRYSQYAHLSALTVREGQRVHAGQRIARSGSTGNSSGPHLHFEIRTGPGYGSDVDPLAYLRARGVSV, from the coding sequence ATGGCCGTACGCGGACGTCACCGCCGCCACCAGCCGAGCCGGATCAACCGTGCCTCGCTCACCGTCACGGCGGGAGGCGCCGGCATGGCGCTGCCGCTGATCGGGGCGGGCGCCGCGCACGCCGCCTCGCTCGACGTCTGGGAGAAGGTCGCGTCCTGCGAGTCCTCCTCCAGCTGGCACGTCAACACGGGCAACGGCTACTTCGGCGGCCTCCAGTTCAGCCAGTCCACCTGGGAGCGGTACGGCGGCACGCACTACGCGCCGCGCGCCGACCTCGCCTCCAAGGACCAGCAGATCGCGATCGCCGAACGCGTCCTGAAGGGCCAGGGCCCCGGCGCGTGGCCGTCCTGCGGCCCCCGGGCGGGGCTCGCCCGGGGCGGGGAGGCACCGGACGTCACCGCCCTGCGCGCCACGGCGGCCGATCCGGCCGGCGGCGGGAACGCGGTCCGCACGGCCTCCCTGCCGGGGCAGCGCGTCTTACCCGAGCAGGCGGCGCACGGCGCGAGTCCGACCACCGTGCCCACCGTGCGCGAGATGTACACCGTGACGCCCGGCGACTCCCTGTCGGAGATCGCCCGCGACGAGCACGTCAAGGGCGGCTGGCAGCGCCTGTACGAGACCAACCGGTCCGTCGTCGGCGACGACCCCGACCTCATCCACCCGGGCCAGCGCCTGACCCTGCGCATCACCGCCCCCAGGACGGCGGAGAAGGCCGACCCGCCCCCCAGGACCGCTCGACCGGTCAGGACCACCACGCCCCCGAAGGCCACGCCTCCGAAGGCCGCGCCTCCGAAGGCCGCGTCCCCCCAGGCCGTCGCGCCCAAGCCCGCGCTCCCCAGGACGCCCGACGCCCGCCCCTCCGCGAGGCCGTCCGTCAAGCCGGTCGCGAAGCCCGCGGCCAAGCCGAGCCCCAAGCCGCACACCCAGCACACCCCCAAGCCGCACACCCAGCACACCCCCAAGCCGCACACCCAGCACACCCCCAAGCCGCACACCCCCAAGCCGCACACCCCGAAGCCGAGCCCCAAGCCCAGCGGCAAGCCGAGTCACCGGCCCGCGCCCAAGCCCGCTTCCCAGCCGGCCGGGCACAGCTACTCCGCGCCCGTCTCCGCGGACATCGGCACCCGGTACGGCACCCGTGGTTCCTCCTGGTCCAGCGGCTACCACACCGGGGTCGACTTCCCCGTGCCCACCGGCACCTCGGTCAAGGCCGTGGCCGGCGGGCGGGTCGTCTCCGCTGGGTGGGGCGGCGCGTACGGCTACCAGATCGTCCTGCGCCACGACGACGGCCGCTACAGCCAGTACGCGCACCTCTCCGCCCTCACCGTCCGCGAGGGCCAGCGGGTGCACGCCGGTCAGCGCATCGCGCGCTCAGGATCGACCGGCAACAGCTCGGGACCGCACCTCCACTTCGAGATCCGGACGGGACCCGGGTACGGCTCCGACGTCGACCCCCTGGCGTATCTCAGGGCGCGGGGAGTCTCCGTCTGA
- a CDS encoding SDR family NAD(P)-dependent oxidoreductase, with amino-acid sequence MTVTEENQEYGPGIDPERLAVCLSVLDELDKIDVDHPDAITVRRATAGIYRTVKQRRRQERRAAKTANDKAVTEATATGSAQRIDDETEGILPTSVTEEGRIAGILQRPRSCYVCKTRFVEVDYFYHQLCQPCAALNRAKRDASADLTGKRALLTGGRAKIGMYIALRLLRDGAHTTITTRFPKDAIRRFKAMEDSADWMHRLEVVGIDLRDPAQAVALADQMAEAGPLDILINNATQTVRRLPSAYSALVEGENAPLPAGELPAHHVIGAFNSGAVGELVGSSELPAGVRDLEAQQVADLALVAGNATIAKHLDGTAIDAGGLVPDVVESNTWVQSIEQISPVELLETQLCNYTAPFILISKLRASMAEAAKKASSGRAYVVNVSAMEGVFSRGYKGAGHPNTNAAKAAMNMVTRTSGQEMFETDGILMTSVDTGWITDERPHFDKLRLAEAGFHAPLDLVDGAARVYDPVVRGEAGEDLYGCFLKDYAPANW; translated from the coding sequence ATGACGGTGACCGAAGAAAACCAGGAATACGGGCCGGGCATCGACCCCGAGCGCCTGGCCGTCTGCCTGAGCGTCCTCGACGAGCTCGACAAGATCGACGTCGACCACCCGGACGCGATCACCGTCCGGCGCGCCACCGCCGGGATCTACCGGACCGTGAAGCAGCGCCGTCGCCAGGAGCGCCGGGCCGCGAAGACCGCGAACGACAAGGCGGTCACCGAGGCCACGGCCACCGGCTCCGCCCAGCGCATCGACGACGAGACCGAGGGCATCCTGCCCACCTCGGTCACCGAGGAGGGGCGGATCGCGGGGATACTCCAGCGCCCGCGCTCCTGCTACGTCTGCAAGACGCGGTTCGTCGAGGTCGACTACTTCTACCACCAGCTCTGCCAGCCGTGCGCGGCGCTGAACCGGGCCAAGCGCGACGCCAGTGCCGACCTCACCGGCAAGCGCGCGCTGCTCACCGGCGGCCGGGCCAAGATCGGCATGTACATCGCGCTGCGGCTGCTGCGCGACGGCGCCCACACCACCATCACCACCCGCTTCCCCAAGGACGCCATCCGCCGCTTCAAGGCGATGGAGGACTCCGCGGACTGGATGCACCGCCTGGAGGTCGTCGGCATCGACCTGCGCGACCCCGCCCAGGCCGTGGCCCTCGCTGACCAGATGGCCGAGGCCGGTCCCCTGGACATCCTCATCAACAACGCGACGCAGACCGTGCGCCGCCTGCCCTCCGCCTACTCCGCCCTCGTCGAGGGCGAGAACGCCCCGCTGCCGGCCGGTGAGCTGCCCGCCCACCACGTCATCGGCGCGTTCAACTCCGGCGCGGTCGGCGAGCTCGTCGGCTCGTCCGAGCTTCCCGCCGGCGTGCGGGACCTGGAGGCGCAGCAGGTCGCCGACCTCGCGCTCGTCGCGGGCAACGCCACCATCGCCAAGCACCTCGACGGCACCGCCATCGACGCCGGCGGCCTGGTGCCGGACGTCGTCGAGAGCAACACGTGGGTGCAGAGCATCGAGCAGATCTCCCCGGTGGAGCTCCTGGAGACCCAGCTCTGCAACTACACGGCCCCGTTCATCCTCATCAGCAAGCTGCGGGCGTCGATGGCCGAGGCCGCGAAGAAGGCTTCCAGCGGGCGCGCCTACGTCGTGAACGTGTCGGCGATGGAGGGCGTCTTCAGCCGCGGCTACAAGGGCGCCGGCCACCCGAACACCAATGCCGCGAAGGCCGCGATGAACATGGTGACGCGGACCAGCGGCCAGGAGATGTTCGAGACCGACGGCATCCTCATGACCTCGGTCGACACCGGCTGGATCACCGACGAGCGTCCCCACTTCGACAAGCTGCGCCTCGCCGAGGCCGGTTTCCACGCCCCGCTCGACCTCGTCGACGGCGCGGCCCGGGTGTACGACCCCGTCGTGCGCGGCGAGGCGGGCGAGGACCTCTACGGCTGCTTCCTGAAGGACTACGCCCCCGCCAACTGGTAG
- a CDS encoding DMT family transporter, protein MSPLMLSVALALASAVAYAAAAIVQERVAASAAGRRYAPLRSPAWWVSVLLNGVGATLHVAALAYGPLSLVQPLGALTIVFALPMAALFVGRRAGRRAWRGALMATAGLAGLLSLTSGAEAGSLADGERWLLAGATFGAVVVLFTAAHLVGRSVLRSVVLAAAAGVSFGIASVLTKAVAEEWTPRAPLAEWTGLLVLSVFAVTGLLLSQASYRGAGLAAPLATVTVVNPVVAAAVGLTLFGESFRYGTAGTVAALVCGTVAAAGLVQLTLDRMAVPQEPPSVSPAADSPASDGDSPRPEIRQGVDVGAVPGSRPDLEVEVRSRAVAGRS, encoded by the coding sequence ATGAGTCCACTCATGCTGTCCGTCGCCCTGGCCCTGGCCTCCGCGGTCGCCTACGCGGCCGCGGCGATCGTGCAGGAGCGCGTCGCGGCCTCCGCCGCGGGTCGGCGCTACGCGCCGCTGCGCAGCCCCGCCTGGTGGGTGTCCGTCCTGCTGAACGGCGTCGGCGCGACCCTGCACGTCGCCGCCCTGGCGTACGGGCCGCTCAGCCTGGTCCAGCCGCTGGGTGCCCTGACGATCGTCTTCGCGCTGCCCATGGCGGCCCTGTTCGTCGGCCGCCGGGCCGGGCGGCGGGCCTGGCGCGGCGCGCTGATGGCCACGGCGGGCCTCGCCGGGCTGCTGAGCCTCACCAGCGGCGCCGAGGCCGGGTCCCTGGCCGACGGGGAGCGGTGGCTGCTGGCGGGCGCCACCTTCGGCGCGGTGGTCGTCCTGTTCACGGCCGCGCACCTGGTGGGCCGGTCCGTGCTGCGCAGCGTCGTGCTCGCCGCGGCGGCGGGCGTCTCCTTCGGCATCGCCTCGGTCCTCACGAAGGCGGTGGCCGAGGAGTGGACGCCCCGGGCCCCGCTCGCCGAGTGGACGGGGCTGCTCGTCCTCTCCGTGTTCGCGGTGACCGGCCTCCTGCTCTCCCAGGCCTCGTACCGGGGCGCGGGGCTCGCCGCCCCGCTGGCCACCGTCACGGTGGTGAACCCGGTGGTCGCGGCGGCGGTGGGCCTGACGCTGTTCGGCGAGAGCTTCCGGTACGGCACGGCGGGCACCGTCGCCGCTCTGGTCTGCGGCACGGTCGCGGCGGCCGGCCTCGTCCAGCTCACGCTGGACCGCATGGCGGTGCCGCAGGAGCCGCCGTCGGTGTCACCGGCGGCGGACTCCCCGGCGTCAGACGGAGACTCCCCGCGCCCTGAGATACGCCAGGGGGTCGACGTCGGAGCCGTACCCGGGTCCCGTCCGGATCTCGAAGTGGAGGTGCGGTCCCGAGCTGTTGCCGGTCGATCCTGA
- a CDS encoding winged helix-turn-helix domain-containing protein, whose amino-acid sequence MRYPQGGGLTAERQQFREELRLKAAERFARGEASSLIAKDLRVSVRSVQRWRRTWDEGGPRALRSQGPASLPRLSEKQFAQLEAELAKGPAAHGWEDQRWTLERIKTVIGRRFHLTYTIQGVRKLLVRNGWSCQVPARRAMERDDDAVAGWVKEVWPCAEDSRR is encoded by the coding sequence ATGCGGTATCCACAAGGGGGCGGGCTGACCGCCGAACGGCAGCAGTTCCGCGAGGAGTTACGCCTCAAGGCGGCCGAGCGGTTCGCCCGGGGCGAGGCGAGCTCGTTGATCGCCAAGGACCTGCGGGTCAGCGTCCGCTCGGTGCAGCGATGGCGGCGGACGTGGGACGAGGGCGGTCCGCGGGCCCTGCGGTCACAGGGGCCGGCGTCACTGCCGAGGCTGAGCGAAAAGCAGTTCGCCCAGCTGGAGGCGGAGCTGGCCAAGGGGCCGGCCGCGCACGGCTGGGAGGACCAGCGCTGGACGCTGGAGCGGATCAAGACGGTGATCGGCCGACGCTTCCACCTGACCTACACCATCCAGGGCGTGCGGAAACTGCTGGTCCGCAACGGCTGGTCCTGCCAGGTCCCGGCCCGACGCGCCATGGAGCGGGACGACGACGCGGTGGCCGGGTGGGTCAAGGAGGTGTGGCCCTGCGCGGAAGACTCGCGGCGGTGA
- a CDS encoding site-specific integrase produces MGGLVSPVESYLKDLALGDNIPATGRSYAHDLLRWFRLLWLLGVDWEKATEAEAAALVDWLRTAKNPQRRRSDPKAPPPGSVNPRTGKQYLKAGYAPTTINHALTVVSGFYAFHHHYGRGPVMNPVPESVQRRRALAHRAPDSPAPLHRRARLRQRTQQKQPRAIPDAMWDELFAAMNHDRDRALLQLYVSSGARASELLGITLGDVDWSGQQLYVISKGTNVREPVPASPQGFLLLAAYLDQAGTPGSGEPLWRTRHGAEKPLTYWAMRRILQRANTKLGTNWTLHDLRHTAAQRMANDPSLTLSEVRAIMRHTALATTGIYLNTRIEDLFDKLQEHYNRPRVERTFAAGYDPADIQAVFGGY; encoded by the coding sequence GTGGGCGGCCTGGTCTCTCCGGTCGAGTCGTACCTGAAGGATCTGGCTCTCGGCGACAACATCCCTGCTACCGGCCGGAGTTATGCCCATGATTTGCTGCGATGGTTCCGGCTGTTGTGGTTGCTGGGCGTCGACTGGGAAAAGGCGACGGAGGCGGAGGCCGCGGCACTGGTCGACTGGCTGCGTACGGCCAAGAATCCGCAGCGGCGCCGCAGCGACCCCAAGGCGCCACCTCCCGGGTCGGTGAACCCGCGCACCGGCAAGCAGTACCTCAAGGCCGGCTATGCGCCGACGACCATCAACCATGCGTTGACCGTCGTCAGTGGCTTTTATGCCTTTCACCACCACTACGGCCGCGGCCCTGTCATGAACCCGGTGCCGGAGTCCGTGCAGCGCCGTCGGGCCCTTGCGCACCGCGCCCCGGACAGCCCTGCACCGTTGCATCGCCGCGCTCGGCTACGTCAACGCACCCAGCAGAAGCAGCCGCGGGCAATCCCCGACGCGATGTGGGATGAGTTGTTCGCGGCCATGAACCACGACCGTGACCGCGCCCTGCTGCAGCTCTACGTCTCCAGCGGAGCCCGCGCAAGCGAACTGCTGGGCATCACCCTTGGTGACGTCGACTGGTCCGGCCAGCAGCTCTACGTCATCTCCAAGGGCACCAACGTGCGCGAACCGGTGCCGGCCAGCCCACAGGGCTTCCTGCTCCTGGCCGCATACCTAGACCAGGCCGGCACCCCGGGCTCGGGCGAGCCGCTCTGGCGGACTCGGCACGGTGCCGAGAAGCCGCTGACCTACTGGGCCATGCGCCGCATCCTGCAGCGCGCGAACACCAAGCTCGGCACCAACTGGACCCTGCACGACCTGCGCCACACCGCCGCTCAGCGGATGGCGAATGACCCCAGTCTCACTCTCTCGGAAGTACGCGCGATCATGCGACACACCGCCCTGGCGACTACGGGTATCTACCTCAACACCCGCATCGAGGACCTCTTCGACAAGCTCCAGGAGCACTACAACAGGCCCCGCGTCGAGCGGACCTTCGCCGCCGGATACGACCCGGCCGACATCCAGGCGGTGTTCGGTGGTTACTGA
- a CDS encoding (2Fe-2S)-binding protein has translation MGLGASGDGGSPGGFFVLRTTAPATGGAHRPLARLYAGEDGPLTARVDHVTARLGVPERRVGASVAHLGLAARLWSVALGPAALHGRFPALDPAELSWDGALTSPDDLWWAGSTTRPATVAELREAVQEAHLVPLHEALRRDGNVSPRLLWGNAGSALAGALRELIRWARAHGRPEAAERAAALVSGLLDHPDLAGTVRGPRLRRTSCCLYYRAPGGGLCGDCVFDHAPRTGLEARPPAP, from the coding sequence ATGGGACTCGGCGCGAGCGGCGACGGCGGGTCGCCGGGCGGCTTCTTCGTCCTGCGGACCACCGCCCCCGCGACCGGCGGCGCGCACCGCCCGCTCGCCCGGCTGTACGCGGGGGAGGACGGCCCCCTCACCGCGCGCGTGGACCACGTCACCGCCCGGCTCGGCGTCCCCGAGCGGCGCGTCGGCGCCTCCGTCGCCCACCTCGGGCTCGCCGCCCGGCTCTGGTCCGTCGCCCTCGGCCCCGCCGCGCTCCACGGCCGCTTCCCGGCCCTCGACCCCGCCGAGCTCTCCTGGGACGGGGCGCTGACCTCGCCCGACGACCTGTGGTGGGCCGGCTCCACGACCCGCCCCGCGACCGTGGCCGAGCTGCGCGAGGCCGTCCAGGAGGCCCATCTCGTCCCGCTCCACGAGGCACTGCGCCGCGACGGGAACGTCTCCCCGCGCCTGCTGTGGGGCAACGCCGGCTCCGCCCTCGCCGGCGCCCTGCGCGAACTGATCCGCTGGGCGCGCGCCCACGGGCGGCCGGAGGCGGCCGAGCGGGCCGCCGCCCTGGTCTCCGGCCTCCTGGACCACCCGGACCTCGCCGGGACGGTCCGCGGCCCCCGGCTGCGGCGCACCAGCTGCTGCCTCTACTACCGCGCCCCGGGCGGCGGACTCTGCGGGGACTGTGTCTTCGACCACGCTCCCCGAACGGGTTTGGAGGCGCGGCCCCCCGCTCCGTAA